Below is a window of Terriglobales bacterium DNA.
ATGCTGCGCCTGCCTACTGCACAGTTCCCTAACATCGCCGACCCAATGGTCCAGGTAAAGGCCACCTACCCCGGCGCGGACGCGCAAACAATCGCCGAGTCGGTCGCCACTCCCATTGAACAGCAGATGTCAGGCGTCAGCGGCATGAACTACATGTACTCGTTGAGCGCCAGCTCCGGCGGAGGAATGACGCTGTACGTGGACTATGCCCTCGGCACCGATATCAATACCGACCAGATTCTTGCTCAAATGCGGACCGGGCAGGCGAACGCACAATTGCCCAGCGAGGTAAACCAGCAGGGCGTGATCGTGCAACCAGGTACCACGGCGCCCTTCATGCTGCTCGACCTCTACTCCTCTACCGGCGCGTATGACAACGTTTTTCTGGCAAATTACGCCATCATCAACTTGCAGTATGCGCTCACACGGATCTCAGGAGTCTCTCAGGTTCAGATCTTCGGCGCCGGGCCCTACGCGATGCGTATCTGGGTGAATCCTGATCG
It encodes the following:
- a CDS encoding efflux RND transporter permease subunit, with the translated sequence MSKFFINRPIVAMVISILMVLVGVVSMLRLPTAQFPNIADPMVQVKATYPGADAQTIAESVATPIEQQMSGVSGMNYMYSLSASSGGGMTLYVDYALGTDINTDQILAQMRTGQANAQLPSEVNQQGVIVQPGTTAPFMLLDLYSSTGAYDNVFLANYAIINLQYALTRISGVSQVQIFGAGPYAMRIWVNPDR